In the Telopea speciosissima isolate NSW1024214 ecotype Mountain lineage chromosome 6, Tspe_v1, whole genome shotgun sequence genome, ACCTACTCTCTATTTCAGAAATAAGTTTGCATttatgaggtttttttttttttttttttaatcatgtccTGATTCCGTTTTTAAAGTCGAAGGCTGCATCTGTTTGCATAATAAAAGTTTCCCTGGATTGTCATCTAACGGGCCGTGTGGATTCCAATGTGGGCCCCAATTGATTTGAGGCCAATTGGCCTTCCCTTGccgtttttgggattttgtcaaATCCGGTTTAGGCTTTTGGGCCTGCTTCTAAGCTAATCCAGCTCGAATAGTATTTTGAACATAAATCCAGAGGATTAGAGTAATTTaggtttatgttttttttcaaTGTGAATGGGATCTTGGGCCTAGGTTCAGGCTGGGCCTCCAACAATAATaattctttgaatttttaaatgggttttgacTCTTCAGGTGTTTGGGCCGTGGGTGGGGCGTGAGCTCCCtttgctcctttgattctgttCGGGTATCGATTGTCGGACATGGTTTTCATTTGGTGAGCGGCCCATATGGACTTGGGcccacttgtttttttttagttttggtttggGCTTTGATCCATCAACCAAGGTTGAGTCACGTATGGCGAGTTTGGGCCTAGCCTTGGGCCTAGGAATGGATTTGGACTTTATCTTGGGTTTAGGCCCACCGACTAAGGATAAGTCGTGTGTGAAGAGTTTGGGTCCACTGTCTTGGGCCCATGAgggttttttagtttttaatttatGATTAAATAAATATACTCCCCCAAATTCATTCAATTTCGAATCGTGGTTATGGGACtccaaatgattttcaaaaaacatCTTGGGTAGAATGTAGGGTTTCATGTGATCTTAACATCATGCCTTAAAAACCAATGAGCCTATGACTTGTATCGGGATTTTCAATTCCGGTCTTTCGGCATAGTTCTCATGTTGGTCACCCACCCCATTTCggatcacttgagaccctattTAGGAATCGTCTGGGTCGTGGGCGTCCAAGTACTGGCCCAATGATCAATCATGGACTTAGAgcgtgtgagagagagagcgcCCACCAGTGGCCCGAGTTAAGATACATTTGATTTAGGGATCTCTTGGGACGTAGATGCACACTCTTTAGGACGGGAGTTGGGCTAGCCCGTCATCTAGCCCATGAATGTTCAAGATTCTTTATCTTCATATGCCTAGTCATTTTGATACATGTTTAGTTAATTTGCTTTCCAACAATACTTCATATTCCATGTTTCATGTTTAGTGCGATCTTGCATGTTTAGCATAAATCTCTCCATGCCATGTTTAATTAGATTGATCACTTTAATATTTCATGCCCAACTTTTTAGCCTAGAATAATTTAGAAATTTGGTTTAGGTTGTAAACCTTCGCACATAGATGCCTAGTCTTAGGTGCCCAGTTTTGGGATGACTTAGATCTAGAACAACTAGCTCTAGGGTTTGCAAGCAAGCTTAGGCATAGCAATGGTCAAGAGAAGGACGATAGGTTTCGACCGGGCagactgggtgcctaacaccttcctagtCCGTAACTTGATACTTACCCAATGATCTGGGTAGATCACGACCCTTATCCACCGAGTCATTAGCCGTTCCCCACCTGGAACATTTATaggtcctagaccctttctaAGTGGCGGCTCCTATCGACCCATTTACCCTCTTAGGAGGAATCAGGGTCATTGCTTTAGGATTCACCGATGAGATCCGGTTCGCTTTGAGAACCAGCCACTTGTCGggggaatttggattttcggaaCCCATGGTTCTTACACCAACATGTGCAATGTTTCATGTAATAAACCTATATTGACTTCCTCCATTAGTCAAACCCACAATTCAAACCACTCACTCGACTCCTGCTGcaataaacaaattaaaatagtTGAATGTTAATATAGCAACACAATAAATGGACAGATTCATATTAATCTGGTTATTTtgttatgtttctttttccttggtACAATGGTTGGGcttcattttaaataattatattccttgatcacatgtattataacttctattttttgataaataaagatTTTTCTTTATGGAGTACAACCCGGAAATGATGCTTCAGTGAACCATAGAGCACATACTAGAATACTAACACAATAAACACCAtaaacgaacggattcacaatAATCAGGttaatttattatgtttctttttccttggtACAATGGTTAGgccaaattttaaataattatattccTTTATCACATGTatcataactttttttttttttttttttataaataaagatttttttttcacataaTACAACCCGAAAATGATGCTTCAATGAACCATAGAGCACATACTAGAATACTGACACATTAAACAAATAAGGGCCACGATCAGAGACAAGATATGGGTCAAGATCAAGGtaaaaaatcagggccaaaatcagggttggGCTGAGCTCGAGGTCTCAACTCTGACCTGGCCCTTAGGACCAGAAATCTTTAGCCCAAGCCCTATTCGAGCTCAGGTCGAGTTCGGgtcaacagggccaaacttgcagccctagttaCAGGCGTTTGTGTTGACCCCGCGCTTCTGTAGGGGTCACACAGCCTAGTGCCAATGTCTCTACCAGGAAGTACCTCGGGCCACGACTGTTATCATTCATGTTTCGCGTGTATGAGCCGCGATTTTGACCGCGGGTTCGCTAAATTCGATCAACATCAGAACAGCTTATAGAGTAATAGATGCCTTTGCCCTGACTTCGTGATATTGGTGAGTGCCCAATAGATGTATGTGCAAATGCCTGAACGAAGTTCGTTTTTGACATTACATACATGCAACTGCCAGCTTACCTTATAGCCTTGTTTAGCTTGGCCCAGCTGATTTGGGTGTTTCCTATTTCCCTTTAGCAAGCTCTCGGGGACACAGTCAGTTATCGCGTTCACCATGTTTCTTCGGCGCATCACAGCAACTTTTCCCTCTCCCATAAGATGTTTCAGCAGTAACGGCGGCCATGATCTTACTGCTGCGATTGCAGAGCTCAATAAGGTAAATCTGTGGTCCCTTGCATTTCTTTACCCACCTAAAGGATCAATTAATCCACGTAAACATCGCGGAAATCTCATTTGTTTTGGCACAACATTCGGGAATCAATTGAAATTTTTGTTCATTCTCAAAATCTAAAGCACTGGATGCTTCACGCACTAGAAACTAATGGAAGAGAATCATGTTAATTCCTGTGTTTCCCCATAATTGGAATGGGGTTTTCAGGAAATGGAGTCAGTGTTCGGCCAACCTCCTCCGATTAACCTCGCTGGCTCTGTCAACAACTTGTCTACTACCGAAGAACCTCAGTTGGTTTCTCCAGGAACTGACGAAAATGAACAGCGCTTGACCCACATTAGCAGTACAGGGGAAGCGCAGATGGTGGATGTTTCTTCCAAAGGAATCAGCAAGAGAGTCGCCATCGCTGGGTGCAAAGTTCTTCTGGGCTCTAAGAAGGTGTTCGATTTGGTCTCTGCGAATCAGGTGGCCAAGGGAGATGTCCTTGGTGTGGCCAAGATTGCAGGAATTAGTGGGGCTAAACAGACTAGTAACCTTATCCCACTGTGTCACAACATCAGTCTGACTCATGTCGGTGTGGACCTGACCATGAATGAGAAGGATTTCAGTGTTGAGATAGAAGGAGAAGCTGCTTCCACTGGGAAGACAGGTGTGGAGATGGAAGCACTAACAGCTGTGACGATTGCTGGTCTAACCGTGTATGACATGTGCAAGGCTGCTTCAAAGGACATAGAGATAACGGATGTACGGCTCCTGCACAAAAGTGGTGGCAAAAGTGGGAGCTGGTCCAGGAAGCAGTGAAGCTGTATACAGAGAAGAAGGATAATATTCAAAGACCCAATCGAAGGTGAGATTTTGATCTGTATTGCGAGGTTCCATGATTTTTTCAAGCTTGTTAGGTTCTTTAGTCATGAAAGCTCTTTCAGTTTTAATACCATCTCTTGGGCCTCGGAGGAGAGCTGCTGATGTGCTGTCCTTGTTTTGCCAATTCTATAGTTTATTGCCCcaaccaagaaaaaaagggttAGTTCTTTAGTTTCAGTTTCGTCTCTACATGTATTACTTCTCCCTCTTTTGATAGAAACTTGTTCGTTGctttaaaatatgaaaattttgatggAATAGTATGTCATACGATGCTTGCTACATTGTTCTCAATTCATATAACTGTTTCTTAAATTATAATGGTGTGGTTGCAGATTGTTCACAACCCATCCTCATGAACAAGAGGAAGATTGAGCATTTAAAAGTGCAAGAAAATACCAACCTTGATGTCTTTTGATGCAATTCAAAGCCCAtaacaacaaaggaaacaatATTTCTAGCTAGTCTTCAGTATAGAAATTTCTCTTTCCTTAAACCCCTTTCTCCTTTCTGAGGGCAGTCAAACCAAACTACCGATTATAATTGCATATTCGAATGGGACCTCCCACACATCGAGCCCCCTCCTTGGCCTGCCTCTGTACAGGATCTGAACAGATCTAACACAGGTTTGGGGCTTTAAAAGCAATGCATTAATCATGAATGCAGGGTGGTCAAGGGGCAGGCTACTTATCATTGCTCATCATGAAATGTCAAGAATTAGCAATTTGAAGGTCCATGACCTAGTGGTTGAGAAGCACAAGTATTCACTCATTCAGGCTTGTGATCTTCCTGAACCCCCTTGCATGTCAAAGATGAACATCTTCAGAAAGAGCCATCTGAGTCTACTCTAGTAAACTGAAGGAGGCAACTTCAGCTTGAGTCTACAAATCAGACAAAATCCAGATTGGAAGCAAATGAGAGTAGTCTGGGGACGAGTCAAGTTATTTGGTAAAACTGAAAATTCCTTATTAGACTGCACAAGAACTTTCCGTAAGATCATCTCAATTTAACTCACTACCAAAATATAATTACAGGAGTCCAAATTTCAGAACTTAAGGAGGCTATGCAACAACAGAACAATAATTGATTTTCTAGAGGTACAAATGGGTGAGATTAGTCCTGCAGTAAGGAGATGAAAGTTACTACACTGCTGCTAAATAGTATCAAAACCCAACTTCTACTTGTCTTGTGGACCTTCTCAGGGTGAGAGTTTCTAAAGAACGATAAGATCTGCTCCAAAACTAGCTTGAGAACTACAATGCAGGCAAAGAAAAAACTCACAGCTAACATTGCAAGCTCTTTATTTTCCAAACTTGCTTGATCGGTTAAAACCCTTTCAATGTCTAATCTGTAatcaatgaataaataaaatgtCAGATATTGTAAATAAATCAAAAGATGAATGGAAAAGGCATTGACAGCATTTTTTCTACTGTTGGAAGGAtcttaagttttatttttagatCACTTGGATAGGACCATGTGAATGGTGCTAGAAGCCCCCAAATATGATCAACTCAATGCATCCTTacgtattttgttttgtttctcaAATATGCATTTgtacatatttatttattatctaatgcatctttttttttttttcattatagaaataatgtttttcttttgtaatttgTTTGTTATTTCTGTGAGCAAACTCTGTTCACCATTTTGTTGACTCAAAGTTGCTTATGGTTTCTGGACATAGGGATAATGAACAGAAAAAATATCTACTCTGATTAATTAATATGGTTTCTCATTACATGCAGATGTTTGTTCACTGAGGTTAACCTATTTaatgacaacaagatgcacctaAGAGAATGTGTGGGATCAATTACTTTTTGGATGATTTGTGACCCTAATCCAAAGTGCTAACCAATAAGACAATACTAAATACCCTGATGAATATTTTAGCATATGGAGctgttcctttctttccctGTTTTGGATTGTCCCACCCAGCAGGCAGGGTTAACCAACTGAGTGGttgatgtttaaaaaaaattaagcttGATAGAATATCCAGAAACTAGCAAATGCAACATGATTCaattaaaattgtttttcaTCTGATTAAGAAATTAATCAGAGCCAAACTACAAAGGATTAAAAGCATGCATTTTCTTACCTCAACATTCTATTCTCTCTACCCAACGCATCAATACGATATACCACAACAGATTTCCACCATTCGAGCTCATTAATTCCCTTTtcctaaccaaaaaaaacagagaaaaataaaacataaaaccaATCAATCCAGAGGATATCTGAAGCATGTTTCCTAGGGACAA is a window encoding:
- the LOC122666147 gene encoding cyclic pyranopterin monophosphate synthase, mitochondrial, giving the protein MFLRRITATFPSPIRCFSSNGGHDLTAAIAELNKEMESVFGQPPPINLAGSVNNLSTTEEPQLVSPGTDENEQRLTHISSTGEAQMVDVSSKGISKRVAIAGCKVLLGSKKVFDLVSANQVAKGDVLGVAKIAGISGAKQTSNLIPLCHNISLTHVGVDLTMNEKDFSVEIEGEAASTGKTGVEMEALTAVTIAGLTVYDMCKAASKDIEITDVRLLHKSGGKSGSWSRKQ